One Pirellulales bacterium genomic window carries:
- a CDS encoding MBL fold metallo-hydrolase gives MLRLSFHGAAETVTGSKYLLEIDNQRVLVDCGLFQGLKELRLRNWDPLPFDPASVDALLVTHAHIDHVGYIPRFVRDGFRGAIYCTPATAELTEITLYDSAKCQLEDADYANKKGFSKHQPALPLYDDKDVSRAIKLLQPRERNSWFPLGGALFARYIDAGHLLGSSMIQVEARLPRGTRRILFSGDVGRYQAPLYHDPGSPPPCDYLICESTYGDRDHAPEPVLEQVVREVHDAIARGGIMLVASFAIGRTQQLIYLMRVLMQQRKIPELPIYIDSPMAVDATNIYCTYSDEHDLSEGELRGPGCVLDGKQIHLARSQGESKAINAVAGPAMIISSSGMMTGGRILHHLKQRLPDHRNTVFIGGYTAPGTRSRMLADGARFLRIHGHDVPVRAAISKLPALSGHAGKSELLRWLEPLPPPKMTFLTHGELPSSQSLAETLTRTRGWPVIIPHHQETVELE, from the coding sequence ATGCTGCGACTTTCTTTTCATGGCGCGGCCGAAACCGTGACCGGTTCTAAATATCTCCTCGAAATTGATAACCAGCGCGTCCTCGTCGATTGCGGTCTCTTTCAGGGATTGAAGGAACTCCGCCTCCGCAATTGGGACCCGCTGCCGTTCGACCCCGCCTCGGTGGATGCCTTGCTGGTCACGCATGCCCACATTGACCATGTGGGTTATATCCCCCGATTTGTGCGGGACGGTTTTCGGGGGGCGATTTATTGCACTCCCGCGACCGCTGAATTAACCGAGATCACATTGTATGATTCCGCCAAATGCCAGCTGGAGGACGCGGACTACGCCAATAAAAAAGGCTTTAGCAAACACCAGCCCGCTTTACCGTTATATGACGACAAAGACGTCAGCCGCGCGATCAAGCTCCTGCAGCCGCGGGAGAGGAACAGTTGGTTTCCGTTGGGGGGTGCGCTTTTTGCCCGCTACATTGACGCGGGACATTTGTTAGGCTCGTCCATGATCCAGGTGGAGGCCCGCCTGCCACGCGGCACGCGGCGAATCCTGTTTTCCGGCGATGTCGGACGCTATCAAGCGCCCCTCTATCACGATCCCGGCTCGCCGCCTCCCTGCGACTACCTCATTTGTGAAAGCACCTACGGCGATCGCGACCATGCGCCCGAACCAGTGCTCGAGCAAGTTGTCCGCGAGGTGCATGACGCCATCGCCCGGGGCGGGATTATGCTGGTGGCTTCCTTTGCGATTGGCCGCACCCAGCAATTGATTTATCTGATGCGCGTGCTGATGCAACAACGCAAAATTCCGGAATTGCCGATTTATATTGATAGCCCCATGGCCGTGGATGCCACCAATATTTATTGCACCTACAGCGATGAGCACGATCTCAGCGAAGGCGAATTGCGTGGACCGGGATGTGTTTTGGACGGAAAACAGATTCATTTGGCCCGTTCGCAAGGGGAATCCAAAGCGATTAACGCCGTGGCGGGACCGGCCATGATCATTTCTTCCTCGGGAATGATGACCGGCGGCAGAATCTTGCACCATCTCAAACAACGTTTGCCGGACCATCGCAACACGGTGTTTATTGGCGGATATACCGCGCCGGGAACCCGCTCGCGGATGTTGGCCGATGGGGCGCGTTTCTTGCGAATTCATGGCCATGACGTGCCGGTGCGGGCGGCCATTTCCAAGCTTCCCGCGCTGAGCGGCCATGCGGGGAAAAGCGAGCTTCTCCGCTGGTTGGAGCCCCTCCCCCCGCCCAAGATGACATTTCTGACCCACGGCGAACTTCCCAGTTCCCAATCATTAGCCGAAACCCTTACTCGCACCCGTGGCTGGCCGGTGATCATTCCCCATCATCAAGAAACGGTGGAGTTGGAGTAG
- a CDS encoding rhomboid family intramembrane serine protease has product MGLYDRDYVREDPRGIHLGGEWSGVVLLIVVNVAVYVVDLLSNFKLQDYARLQANLFFAPWNAWQLITAGFLHSGDNLGHLFWNMFALWLFGNDLEGIIGKRRFILFYLSTLILSGLAWVAVETLTAINTPGAIDQLHKHTVIGASGAISGVIAASILFLPNRILYFFGVFPLPVWLLGIFYLIGDLSGALGYRDSDVAYVAHLGGAACGALFWKTGFSLGELWPSGWQLGNFRSWSKKLRPKNVRIYRPQDASDDLEPTLDQTDDAVERILQKITDQGIGSLTAAEKQILEQASRKLQKRRR; this is encoded by the coding sequence ATGGGTTTATACGATCGAGATTACGTTCGCGAGGATCCCCGCGGGATTCACCTAGGTGGTGAATGGTCGGGGGTCGTGCTCTTAATTGTGGTAAATGTGGCGGTCTATGTGGTGGATTTGCTTAGCAATTTTAAATTACAGGATTATGCCCGTCTCCAAGCCAATCTCTTTTTTGCCCCGTGGAACGCCTGGCAGCTTATCACCGCCGGCTTTTTGCACTCGGGGGATAATTTAGGGCACCTGTTCTGGAATATGTTTGCCCTCTGGCTTTTTGGCAATGATCTGGAAGGAATTATTGGTAAGCGCCGGTTTATTTTGTTTTATCTCAGCACGCTCATCTTGTCCGGTTTGGCCTGGGTGGCGGTGGAAACACTAACCGCTATCAACACCCCCGGCGCGATCGACCAACTGCACAAACATACGGTCATTGGAGCCTCCGGGGCGATCTCCGGCGTGATCGCCGCCTCCATTTTGTTCCTGCCCAATCGCATTCTGTACTTTTTTGGTGTGTTTCCCCTGCCGGTGTGGCTCTTGGGCATTTTTTACCTGATCGGGGACCTCAGCGGAGCATTGGGTTATCGTGATTCGGATGTCGCGTATGTCGCACACTTGGGTGGGGCGGCGTGCGGTGCCCTCTTTTGGAAAACTGGTTTTAGCCTGGGAGAGTTGTGGCCGTCTGGCTGGCAACTGGGAAATTTTCGCAGTTGGTCCAAAAAACTGCGTCCCAAAAATGTTCGGATTTATCGCCCCCAAGACGCCAGCGACGACCTGGAACCCACTCTGGATCAGACCGACGACGCTGTCGAGCGCATTTTGCAAAAAATTACTGATCAAGGGATTGGCAGCTTGACCGCCGCCGAAAAGCAAATCCTGGAACAAGCCAGTCGCAAACTGCAAAAACGCCGACGTTAA